The following coding sequences are from one Polynucleobacter sp. JS-JIR-II-50 window:
- a CDS encoding 5-formyltetrahydrofolate cyclo-ligase: MVDMHGNSPKTLRQDLLKQRKEFASGSGFASTKTSLIAGLNHFLANEDRTIRSIALYWPIQDEIDLRPTLLRWMRSDAQRRLALPYARPDKHLDFYEWQEGDALIPSAHGVPEPSPENTARPQLIPDCILIPCVGWSSSVVSGKAHYWRLGYGGGYFDRTLAQLRKNNPNLICMGIGFDWQKLDDSQWAAQTHDEPLDMLLTESGLLS, encoded by the coding sequence ATGGTCGATATGCACGGTAATTCACCAAAAACTCTTCGCCAAGATTTATTAAAACAACGCAAAGAATTTGCTTCTGGGAGTGGCTTTGCGTCTACAAAAACTAGCTTGATTGCAGGCCTCAATCATTTTTTAGCTAATGAAGACCGAACCATTCGCTCAATTGCCCTTTATTGGCCCATTCAGGATGAAATTGATTTACGCCCAACCCTATTACGCTGGATGAGAAGTGATGCTCAGCGTCGCTTAGCACTGCCCTATGCGCGCCCGGATAAGCATCTTGATTTCTACGAGTGGCAAGAGGGAGATGCATTAATTCCAAGCGCGCACGGCGTTCCTGAGCCCAGCCCAGAAAATACTGCCAGGCCACAACTCATTCCTGACTGCATCCTGATTCCGTGCGTAGGCTGGTCTAGCTCTGTTGTGAGCGGTAAAGCACACTACTGGCGACTAGGCTATGGCGGCGGGTATTTTGATCGAACCCTAGCGCAGCTGCGAAAAAACAATCCAAACCTCATTTGCATGGGGATTGGATTTGATTGGCAAAAATTAGATGATTCACAATGGGCCGCTCAAACACATGACGAGCCCTTGGATATGCTGTTGACCGAGTCTGGCTTACTGAGTTGA
- the metF gene encoding methylenetetrahydrofolate reductase [NAD(P)H] yields MELSVEFFPPKTPEGESKLHLVRERFSETLKPAFYSVTFGAGGSTQSGTLKVVSDIHAAGAAVAPHLSCVGSSRESVREMLKQYQALGVKRIVALRGDLPSGMGQYGEFHHANELVEFIRTETGDWFHIDVAAYPETHPQAKSPASDIDFFVQKMKAGANSAVTQYFYNSDAYFRFVDEAYELGVTQPIIAGIMPITNSSQLLRFSDACGAEIPRWIRLRLQSYGDDIASIRAFGEEVVTDLCDQLLTAGAPGIHFYSLNQADAVLAIADNLDLTR; encoded by the coding sequence ATGGAATTAAGCGTCGAATTCTTCCCTCCAAAAACACCTGAAGGTGAGAGTAAGTTGCATCTGGTGCGCGAGCGTTTTTCTGAAACGCTCAAGCCCGCCTTTTATTCCGTGACTTTTGGTGCCGGTGGCTCTACTCAGTCTGGCACATTAAAGGTGGTGAGCGACATTCATGCTGCTGGTGCAGCAGTGGCCCCCCATTTATCTTGTGTTGGCAGCTCACGTGAAAGCGTGCGCGAGATGCTCAAGCAATATCAAGCTTTAGGTGTGAAACGCATTGTGGCTTTGCGCGGTGATTTACCTTCTGGCATGGGTCAGTATGGCGAGTTTCATCATGCCAATGAATTGGTAGAATTTATTCGTACAGAAACGGGCGATTGGTTTCATATCGATGTAGCCGCTTATCCAGAGACGCATCCACAGGCGAAGTCGCCTGCTAGTGATATCGATTTCTTTGTCCAAAAGATGAAAGCGGGCGCAAACTCTGCTGTCACTCAGTATTTTTACAATAGCGATGCGTACTTTCGCTTTGTGGACGAGGCTTATGAGTTGGGTGTTACACAGCCGATCATTGCCGGCATTATGCCGATTACCAATAGCAGCCAATTACTGCGATTCTCTGATGCCTGTGGCGCAGAAATTCCGCGTTGGATTCGTTTACGTCTTCAATCCTATGGCGATGACATTGCATCTATTCGCGCATTTGGTGAAGAAGTAGTGACCGACTTGTGTGATCAGTTGTTAACTGCTGGTGCACCTGGAATCCATTTCTATTCCCTGAATCAGGCTGATGCAGTTTTAGCAATTGCGGATAACTTAGATTTAACAAGGTAA
- the ahcY gene encoding adenosylhomocysteinase — protein MNTVSDLNNFVATRCAIADISLADFGRKEIAIAETEMPGLIAIRDEFAAQQPLRGARITGSLHMTIQTAVLIETLEALGAEVQWASCNIFSTQDHAAAAIAANGTPVFAIKGETLEQYWDFTHRIFEWADGGYTNMILDDGGDATLLLHLGARAEKDQACLNHSTSEEETILFAAIKKKLAQDPTWYSTRLEKVKGVTEETTTGVHRLYQMFAKGDLKFPAINVNDSVTKSKFDNLYGCRESLVDAIKRATDVMVAGKVAVVCGYGDVGKGSAQALRALSAQVWVTEVDPICALQAAMEGYRVVTMDYAADKADIFVSATGNYHVITHDHMAKMKNQAIVCNIGHFDNEIDVAGIEKYKWEEIKPQVDHVIFPAANGKPEKRIIILAKGRLVNLGCGTGHPSYVMSSSFANQVIAQIELWNAVGTDKYPVGVYTLPKHLDEKVARLQLKTLNAELTVLSDQQASYIGVTKEGPYKADHYRY, from the coding sequence ATGAATACCGTTTCTGATTTAAATAACTTTGTAGCAACTCGTTGCGCAATTGCTGATATCTCTTTGGCTGACTTTGGCCGCAAAGAAATTGCTATTGCTGAAACTGAAATGCCTGGCCTGATCGCCATTCGTGATGAATTTGCTGCACAACAGCCATTGCGTGGCGCACGCATCACTGGTTCATTGCACATGACCATTCAAACTGCAGTATTGATCGAGACGCTAGAGGCACTCGGTGCTGAAGTGCAGTGGGCATCTTGCAATATTTTCTCTACACAAGACCATGCTGCTGCAGCCATTGCTGCGAATGGCACACCAGTGTTTGCAATCAAGGGTGAAACCCTTGAGCAATATTGGGACTTCACCCATCGTATTTTTGAATGGGCTGATGGCGGCTACACCAATATGATTTTGGATGATGGTGGCGATGCTACTTTGTTGTTGCACCTTGGTGCACGCGCTGAGAAAGATCAAGCTTGCTTGAATCATTCAACTAGCGAAGAAGAAACTATTTTGTTTGCTGCTATCAAGAAAAAATTGGCACAAGATCCAACTTGGTATTCAACGCGCTTAGAAAAAGTTAAGGGCGTTACAGAAGAAACGACTACTGGCGTACATCGCCTGTATCAAATGTTTGCTAAGGGCGACTTGAAGTTTCCTGCAATCAACGTCAATGACTCTGTTACTAAGAGCAAATTCGACAATCTCTATGGTTGCCGTGAATCTTTAGTGGATGCGATTAAGCGCGCGACGGACGTAATGGTTGCCGGTAAGGTTGCCGTAGTTTGCGGCTACGGCGATGTGGGTAAGGGTTCTGCGCAAGCATTGCGCGCTTTGTCTGCTCAAGTTTGGGTAACTGAAGTTGATCCAATCTGCGCATTGCAAGCTGCGATGGAGGGCTACCGCGTTGTAACAATGGATTACGCTGCTGATAAGGCCGATATCTTTGTTTCTGCAACAGGCAACTACCACGTGATTACTCATGACCACATGGCTAAGATGAAGAATCAAGCCATCGTTTGTAACATCGGTCACTTTGATAATGAGATTGATGTTGCTGGTATTGAGAAATACAAGTGGGAAGAAATCAAACCACAAGTTGATCACGTGATTTTCCCAGCCGCTAATGGTAAGCCTGAAAAGCGCATCATTATTTTGGCTAAAGGACGCTTGGTAAACCTGGGTTGCGGCACAGGACATCCTTCATACGTCATGAGCTCTTCATTTGCAAACCAAGTGATTGCCCAGATTGAACTGTGGAATGCAGTAGGCACAGATAAATACCCGGTCGGTGTTTACACATTGCCCAAGCATTTGGATGAGAAGGTTGCCCGATTACAGCTCAAGACTCTGAATGCAGAGTTAACAGTGTTATCTGATCAGCAAGCTTCTTACATTGGCGTAACGAAGGAAGGCCCATACAAGGCCGACCACTATCGTTATTAA
- the metK gene encoding methionine adenosyltransferase yields the protein MANDYFFTSESVSEGHPDKVADQISDSILDAILAQDPTARVAAETLCNTGLVVLAGEITTNANVDYIQVARNTLREIGYDNTDYGIDYKGCAVLVAYDKQSPDIAQGVDKAHDDGLDQGAGDQGLMFGYACDETAELMPLPIHLSHRLVERQSQLRRDGRLNWLRPDAKSQVTLRYVDGKPDSIDTVVLSTQHDEEISLEKLREAVIEEIIKPVLPKHLIKGAINFLVNPTGRFVIGGPQGDCGLTGRKIIVDTYGGAAPHGGGAFSGKDPSKVDRSAAYAGRYVAKNVVAAGLASKCLIQISYAIGVAKPTSVMVSTFGTGKISDEKIAQLVSEHFDLRPKGIVKMLNLLRPIYRKTAAYGHFGREEPEFTWEQTDKAAALRAAAGL from the coding sequence ATGGCAAATGATTACTTCTTCACCTCAGAATCCGTTTCTGAAGGCCATCCCGATAAAGTAGCAGACCAAATCTCTGATTCGATCTTAGACGCCATCCTGGCTCAAGATCCAACTGCACGCGTTGCAGCGGAAACTTTGTGCAACACCGGCTTAGTAGTTTTAGCTGGTGAAATTACTACTAACGCTAACGTTGATTACATTCAAGTTGCACGCAATACCTTGCGTGAAATTGGCTACGACAACACTGACTACGGTATCGATTACAAAGGTTGTGCAGTATTGGTTGCTTATGACAAGCAAAGTCCTGATATCGCTCAAGGCGTCGATAAGGCCCATGACGATGGCTTGGATCAAGGCGCCGGCGACCAAGGCCTCATGTTTGGTTACGCTTGTGATGAAACTGCAGAGCTCATGCCTTTGCCAATTCACTTGTCACACCGTTTGGTTGAGCGTCAATCACAGTTGCGTCGCGATGGCCGTTTGAACTGGTTGCGCCCTGATGCGAAGTCACAAGTGACCTTGCGTTATGTGGATGGCAAGCCTGACTCCATCGATACCGTTGTGCTGTCTACTCAACACGATGAAGAAATTTCTCTCGAAAAATTGCGCGAAGCAGTTATTGAAGAAATCATCAAACCAGTATTGCCTAAGCATTTGATCAAAGGCGCTATTAACTTCTTGGTAAACCCAACAGGTCGCTTTGTTATCGGCGGCCCACAAGGTGATTGCGGCTTAACTGGTCGCAAAATTATTGTGGATACCTACGGTGGCGCAGCTCCTCACGGTGGCGGTGCTTTCTCTGGTAAGGATCCATCTAAGGTTGACCGCTCTGCTGCATACGCTGGTCGTTATGTTGCGAAGAACGTAGTTGCTGCTGGTTTGGCAAGTAAGTGCTTGATTCAGATCTCTTACGCGATTGGTGTTGCTAAACCAACTTCAGTGATGGTAAGCACTTTCGGTACGGGCAAGATTTCGGATGAGAAGATTGCTCAATTGGTTTCTGAGCACTTTGACTTGCGTCCAAAAGGTATTGTGAAGATGTTGAACCTCTTGCGCCCAATTTATCGCAAGACTGCTGCTTATGGCCACTTTGGCCGTGAAGAGCCAGAATTTACTTGGGAGCAAACAGATAAAGCGGCTGCATTACGTGCGGCAGCAGGTCTGTAA
- a CDS encoding lysophospholipid acyltransferase family protein, whose product MLKPLLKLCLNAIAVLPLALVQVIGVFLGMLAYLGSKQYRLLFRPQYAAVVNARGLPFKLWDAVRASGMLFSDSLWIWRNPAKALKLVEVQNWDVVEAAIGEGHGLVMLTPHLGGFEIIPRVLAQHFPATILYRPSRQEWLNEVVEEGRAYPNMHFVPTNLNGVRQMTRALTRGEAIGILPDQVPSGGEGVWVPFFGRPAYTTPLPARLANRNKTPVVMFTAKRKGIGQGWLMQATRLAPLSEDANLAAAELNVAIENAVMVAPEQFIWSYNRYKHPAGAELPPSN is encoded by the coding sequence GTGCTAAAACCCCTTCTAAAGCTCTGCCTTAATGCGATTGCCGTACTCCCCCTTGCGCTTGTGCAAGTGATTGGGGTCTTTTTAGGCATGCTGGCTTACCTTGGCTCCAAACAATATCGTTTGCTCTTTAGACCGCAATATGCAGCGGTAGTGAACGCACGGGGCCTACCATTTAAGCTTTGGGATGCGGTACGGGCCTCTGGAATGCTGTTTTCAGACAGCTTGTGGATTTGGCGCAACCCTGCGAAAGCACTGAAATTAGTGGAAGTGCAAAACTGGGATGTAGTTGAGGCGGCTATCGGCGAAGGGCATGGCTTGGTGATGCTGACCCCGCACCTCGGTGGCTTTGAAATCATTCCACGTGTACTCGCTCAGCATTTCCCAGCAACGATTCTTTATCGACCCTCCCGCCAAGAATGGCTCAATGAAGTAGTAGAAGAAGGTCGCGCCTATCCAAATATGCATTTCGTACCGACCAACCTCAATGGCGTGCGCCAAATGACTAGAGCGCTCACACGAGGTGAGGCGATTGGCATTCTTCCGGATCAAGTGCCTAGTGGAGGTGAAGGTGTTTGGGTCCCATTCTTTGGGCGTCCAGCCTACACAACGCCATTACCAGCGCGTCTCGCCAATCGGAATAAAACACCAGTAGTCATGTTTACCGCCAAGCGGAAAGGTATTGGCCAAGGATGGCTCATGCAGGCTACTCGTCTTGCGCCTTTATCTGAAGATGCCAATCTTGCCGCCGCAGAACTTAACGTTGCAATTGAAAATGCAGTTATGGTCGCGCCAGAACAATTCATTTGGTCATACAACCGCTATAAGCATCCTGCCGGTGCAGAATTGCCCCCGAGCAATTAA
- a CDS encoding lipid A biosynthesis acyltransferase, giving the protein MTWLQNLFNFLALSLLRLFAFLPYTITVNVGYGLGWLAAHIPNSRTHVVKTNLRLCFPNLSEKELENLALEHWKLFGRSVLERSRIWLGSGKQITDIVTIESAITLGDRKPRLLINPHFVGLEGGFMALSVLANQHDWPRGAGLYQNMKNPFFNQKMIEWRNRFGGKSIERQSRLRDLIREIQTGNFIFIAPDIDLGPRDSVFVPFFGIQTNTITSVSRLARLSGAEVCLMTTTLNKDRKGYTCHISEPLPNFPSDDVEKDTARLNQYIEELVRERPAEYYWVHKRFKHRPEGEPSLYD; this is encoded by the coding sequence ATGACCTGGTTACAAAACCTCTTCAATTTCTTGGCGCTCAGTCTTTTGCGCCTCTTTGCCTTTCTCCCGTATACGATTACTGTCAATGTGGGTTATGGCCTGGGCTGGCTTGCCGCCCATATTCCTAACAGCCGCACCCACGTAGTAAAGACTAATTTACGTTTGTGCTTTCCCAATCTCAGCGAAAAAGAACTTGAAAATCTAGCGCTTGAGCACTGGAAATTATTTGGCCGCAGCGTATTAGAGAGAAGCCGTATTTGGTTAGGTAGTGGCAAACAAATTACCGATATCGTCACCATTGAATCAGCGATTACCTTGGGAGATCGCAAGCCACGCCTACTGATCAATCCACACTTTGTTGGGCTTGAAGGCGGCTTCATGGCGCTTTCAGTATTGGCGAACCAACATGACTGGCCACGCGGTGCGGGTCTTTATCAAAATATGAAGAATCCATTCTTTAATCAAAAAATGATTGAGTGGAGAAATCGCTTTGGCGGAAAGTCCATTGAGCGACAGAGCCGCTTACGTGACTTGATTCGTGAAATTCAAACAGGTAACTTTATTTTCATTGCCCCCGATATTGACTTGGGCCCACGTGACTCCGTCTTTGTGCCCTTCTTTGGCATACAGACCAACACTATTACCTCTGTGTCCCGCCTAGCAAGACTCAGCGGCGCCGAAGTATGTTTGATGACAACTACCCTAAACAAAGACCGTAAAGGCTATACCTGCCATATCAGCGAGCCATTACCAAACTTTCCTAGTGATGATGTTGAAAAAGATACTGCTCGCCTAAATCAATATATCGAGGAACTTGTTCGAGAAAGACCAGCAGAGTACTATTGGGTTCATAAGCGTTTTAAACACAGGCCCGAGGGCGAACCCAGTCTTTACGATTAA
- the dapF gene encoding diaminopimelate epimerase — protein MHGAGNDFIVLNGIDQDLNGITKDQWQALAHRQFGVGADQILLVEKTTRPDADFRYRIFNSDGSEVEQCGNGSRCFVRFVQDQGLSNKNPLRVEVSHTVLTLKSHPDGQVEVDMGAPIFEHSHIPFNATGLASVQEFQETLYALPLNYPATHDSLVGVISMGNPHAVQVVGDVDSAPVLEEGPEIEKFVAFPKKVNVGYLQALNRHEIKLRVFERGAGETLACGTGACAAVVSGIRRGLLDSPVKVHTRGGDLQITWGGVIDGVAQPVIMTGPAVTVFEGETSI, from the coding sequence ATGCATGGTGCTGGCAATGATTTTATTGTGCTCAATGGTATCGACCAAGACTTAAACGGTATCACCAAGGATCAATGGCAAGCCTTAGCCCATCGTCAATTTGGCGTTGGTGCCGACCAAATTCTCCTGGTTGAAAAAACTACCCGCCCAGATGCTGATTTTCGGTACCGCATTTTTAATTCGGATGGCAGTGAAGTTGAGCAATGCGGTAATGGCTCACGCTGCTTTGTACGCTTTGTGCAAGACCAGGGCCTATCCAATAAGAATCCTTTGCGCGTGGAAGTGTCACACACCGTTCTGACTCTCAAGTCCCATCCGGATGGCCAGGTGGAAGTGGATATGGGCGCGCCTATTTTTGAGCACAGCCACATTCCATTTAATGCAACTGGGTTAGCAAGCGTTCAAGAGTTTCAAGAAACTCTCTATGCGCTTCCTTTGAATTACCCAGCTACTCACGATAGTTTGGTGGGCGTCATCTCAATGGGGAATCCACATGCCGTCCAAGTAGTTGGTGATGTCGATAGCGCACCCGTTCTAGAGGAAGGCCCTGAAATTGAAAAGTTTGTTGCGTTTCCAAAAAAAGTAAACGTGGGTTACCTGCAGGCGCTTAATCGCCATGAAATCAAACTACGCGTCTTTGAGCGTGGCGCCGGAGAAACTTTAGCTTGCGGTACTGGCGCTTGCGCAGCCGTGGTTTCAGGCATTCGCAGAGGCTTATTAGATTCACCCGTAAAAGTGCATACTCGCGGTGGAGATTTGCAGATTACCTGGGGTGGGGTAATTGACGGTGTTGCTCAGCCCGTCATCATGACCGGGCCTGCCGTTACTGTCTTTGAAGGTGAAACATCAATCTAA
- the pyrE gene encoding orotate phosphoribosyltransferase produces MSSNNSNQDNFIRFALEAKVLSFGEFKTKAGRLSPYFFNAGEFNDGARLSALGRYYAKALQESGIQFDMLYGPAYKGITLAAATAIALADDGINVPYAYNRKEAKDHGEGGMLVGAPVKGKVVIIDDVISAGTSVRESVDLIRKAGGEPAAVLIALDRMERSGNAVEIGDKSAVQAVEQEFGLPVVTIANLAGLMSFLTSSSDAQLTHYLPAVKAYRDKYGI; encoded by the coding sequence ATGAGCTCAAATAATTCAAATCAAGATAACTTTATTCGTTTTGCCTTAGAGGCAAAGGTTTTGTCCTTCGGGGAGTTTAAAACCAAAGCAGGAAGACTCTCACCTTATTTCTTTAATGCTGGTGAGTTTAATGATGGAGCTCGTCTAAGCGCATTAGGTCGTTATTACGCCAAAGCCTTGCAAGAATCAGGCATTCAGTTCGATATGCTTTATGGGCCGGCATATAAGGGAATCACACTTGCAGCGGCAACAGCGATTGCATTGGCAGATGATGGCATTAACGTTCCATATGCTTACAACCGCAAAGAAGCTAAGGATCATGGTGAAGGTGGCATGCTGGTTGGTGCGCCCGTAAAAGGCAAAGTGGTCATCATTGATGATGTGATTTCTGCTGGCACTTCAGTTAGGGAATCAGTAGATCTTATTCGTAAAGCGGGGGGAGAGCCTGCAGCGGTATTGATCGCTTTGGATCGTATGGAGCGCTCAGGTAATGCCGTTGAAATTGGAGACAAGTCTGCGGTGCAGGCTGTAGAACAAGAGTTTGGCTTGCCAGTCGTTACGATTGCTAACTTGGCTGGGTTAATGTCTTTCCTAACCTCCTCTAGTGATGCTCAGCTCACTCATTACTTACCCGCAGTTAAAGCCTACCGCGATAAATACGGAATCTAA
- a CDS encoding exodeoxyribonuclease III — MLRIISANLNGIRSAVKKGFLPWAVKQKADFICMQELKAQRDDLEDAILNPDGMHGFFHHAEKKGYSGCGIYTPHKPDEVLYGYGNEEFDAEGRYVEARFKGLSVISVYMPSGSSSPERQEAKYRYLDSFLPHLVSLKKSGREIVLCGDVNIAHQEIDLKNWKGNLKNSGFLPEERAWLTNLFSKVGYVDVYRHLEPEATETCYTWWSNRGQAYAKNVGWRIDYHITTPGIAATAKKTAVYKEEKFSDHAPLTVDYDWKI; from the coding sequence ATGTTACGCATCATTTCCGCGAACCTCAACGGTATCCGTTCCGCAGTCAAAAAAGGCTTTCTGCCATGGGCTGTTAAGCAAAAGGCAGATTTCATTTGCATGCAAGAGCTCAAAGCTCAGCGCGACGATCTAGAGGATGCCATCCTCAATCCCGATGGTATGCATGGCTTTTTCCATCACGCAGAGAAGAAAGGCTATAGCGGTTGCGGTATTTATACGCCCCATAAGCCGGATGAGGTCTTGTACGGCTATGGCAATGAAGAATTTGATGCGGAGGGACGATATGTAGAGGCGCGCTTTAAGGGGCTCTCTGTTATTTCGGTCTATATGCCGTCGGGCTCAAGCTCTCCCGAGCGCCAAGAGGCCAAATATCGTTACCTCGACAGCTTCCTGCCACATCTCGTCTCTCTCAAAAAATCAGGTCGTGAAATCGTCCTATGCGGTGATGTCAATATTGCCCATCAAGAAATTGACCTGAAGAACTGGAAAGGGAATCTCAAAAATTCTGGCTTCTTACCGGAAGAGCGCGCGTGGCTTACCAACTTATTTAGCAAAGTGGGTTACGTCGATGTTTATCGACATCTTGAACCAGAGGCAACTGAAACTTGCTACACCTGGTGGAGTAACCGAGGTCAAGCCTACGCCAAGAATGTTGGCTGGCGTATTGACTATCACATCACTACCCCTGGTATTGCTGCTACAGCCAAGAAAACTGCGGTGTACAAGGAGGAGAAATTCTCAGACCACGCACCACTTACCGTGGATTACGACTGGAAGATTTAA
- a CDS encoding MFS transporter has translation MPNKQLNVVKSWLEDFRVYLEWPCLRMLFLGFSAGLPLLLILGTLSFWLREAGIDRSTIGYLTWVGLIYAFKWVWAPLVDRLQIPLLAKLFGRRRSWLLFAQALIILGLVGMSTLDPKLALNSIVWCALLVAFGSATQDIALDAFRIESANSDHQAALAATYQTGYRLALIWAGAGVLWLAARAETGSGYDANAWQFAYLCMAASIGVGVITTLLSKEPARYELAKVRTAKAWLYQTLVEPFAEFITRYRWHAILILSLIAIYRISDVVMGIMANPFYVDMGYTKDEVAAVSKVFGVVMTLVGAFVGGVLTLRFGVLRILFVGAVLSAVSNILFAWLATQGHDLHGLIWVISADNLSSGIASAAFIAFLSSLTNIRYSATQYALFSSMMLLLPKWLAGFSGVFVDNFGYQAFFYGTAIIGAPVLLLIWATIHFKIVQIKKEGE, from the coding sequence GTGCCTAACAAACAACTTAATGTAGTGAAGTCCTGGCTTGAAGACTTTCGGGTTTATCTCGAATGGCCTTGTTTGCGTATGCTGTTCTTGGGCTTCTCTGCAGGCCTTCCTCTATTGCTTATTTTGGGAACGCTGAGCTTTTGGTTACGTGAAGCCGGCATTGATCGCAGCACCATCGGTTACTTAACTTGGGTTGGTTTGATCTACGCTTTTAAGTGGGTTTGGGCTCCTCTTGTGGACCGCCTACAAATCCCCCTCCTTGCTAAACTATTTGGCCGCCGCCGCAGCTGGCTGCTCTTTGCGCAAGCGCTCATCATTCTGGGTCTTGTTGGCATGTCGACTTTAGATCCTAAGCTGGCACTCAATTCCATAGTTTGGTGTGCGCTATTGGTAGCATTTGGATCTGCCACTCAAGATATCGCATTGGATGCTTTCCGTATTGAGTCGGCTAATAGTGACCATCAAGCAGCCCTTGCTGCTACATATCAAACCGGTTATCGCCTTGCCTTAATCTGGGCTGGTGCCGGCGTGCTTTGGCTTGCTGCGCGGGCTGAAACTGGCAGTGGCTATGACGCAAATGCATGGCAGTTTGCCTATCTCTGTATGGCCGCTTCTATTGGGGTAGGTGTGATTACAACGCTCTTGAGTAAAGAGCCAGCAAGATATGAGTTGGCTAAAGTCCGCACTGCTAAAGCTTGGTTGTATCAAACCTTGGTTGAGCCATTTGCGGAATTTATTACGCGTTATCGCTGGCATGCCATTTTGATTTTGTCTTTAATTGCCATCTATCGCATTAGTGATGTCGTGATGGGCATTATGGCAAACCCGTTTTATGTGGATATGGGCTACACCAAAGATGAAGTTGCAGCTGTTAGTAAGGTATTCGGTGTAGTGATGACCTTGGTCGGTGCTTTTGTAGGCGGTGTGCTCACATTGCGTTTTGGCGTGTTGCGAATTCTCTTTGTGGGCGCGGTTCTCTCGGCGGTCAGCAATATATTGTTTGCTTGGCTGGCTACTCAAGGACATGATTTACACGGTTTGATTTGGGTGATCTCAGCAGACAATTTAAGTTCTGGTATCGCTAGTGCAGCCTTTATAGCTTTCTTGTCATCACTTACTAATATCCGTTACTCAGCGACCCAGTACGCCTTGTTTAGTTCGATGATGCTGCTCTTGCCCAAATGGTTGGCGGGCTTTTCCGGAGTGTTTGTTGATAACTTTGGGTACCAAGCATTCTTCTACGGCACCGCCATTATTGGGGCCCCAGTCCTACTTCTTATTTGGGCAACGATTCATTTCAAGATCGTGCAGATCAAAAAAGAGGGGGAGTAA
- the metW gene encoding methionine biosynthesis protein MetW, with translation MSNFNKRADFAAIANWIAPNTQVLDLGCGDGSFLEFLQKQKPVHAYGVEIDDSRVLSCVQKGLNVIQQDLEGGLALFEDSSFDTVVLSQTLQTIHQTEKILREVVRVGKESVISFPNFGHWSHRLAVGLGRMPVSKSLPYQWYNTPNVRVLTVADFERLASSLGLKVIDQCILHEGRQVTLMPNLFGSLALFRIRRA, from the coding sequence ATGAGCAATTTTAATAAGCGTGCCGACTTTGCTGCCATAGCCAATTGGATTGCACCCAATACTCAAGTCTTGGATCTCGGTTGTGGGGATGGTAGTTTCTTAGAGTTTTTACAGAAACAAAAACCGGTTCACGCTTATGGCGTTGAGATTGATGATTCACGCGTACTCTCTTGTGTGCAAAAGGGGTTGAATGTCATTCAGCAGGATTTAGAGGGCGGCTTAGCACTCTTTGAGGACAGCAGTTTTGACACGGTTGTGTTGTCACAAACTCTGCAAACTATTCATCAAACTGAAAAGATTTTGCGTGAGGTAGTGCGTGTGGGTAAAGAGTCGGTGATCTCCTTTCCAAACTTCGGCCACTGGTCACATCGTCTAGCTGTTGGCTTGGGCCGCATGCCAGTTTCTAAGAGCTTGCCTTATCAGTGGTACAACACGCCTAACGTACGCGTGCTCACGGTCGCCGACTTTGAGAGGTTAGCCTCAAGTCTTGGCCTGAAGGTAATCGATCAATGTATCTTGCATGAGGGTCGCCAAGTGACTTTGATGCCAAATTTATTTGGTAGCCTTGCTTTATTCCGCATTCGTCGTGCCTAA